Proteins co-encoded in one Myxococcales bacterium genomic window:
- a CDS encoding lysophospholipid acyltransferase family protein, with protein sequence MARLRFGKALSENRAALFLASRIATIFLRMLGATWRISVEGPDPFVDRSGPHLGAFWHRNALIAAFMFRDRRFSVPVSRSRDGDLITQLLLGLGYATPPRGSSSRGGASALRALVNMVEEGFTISIQTDGPRGPARVSKHGMVSLARRTGRPISPLGFSAKPCIRFRSWDGTLLPLPFARVLCSFGSPIHVPRDAKPDEEEVIRQQLDCELNRLTDEADDRYGLIDPNRPPHTK encoded by the coding sequence ATGGCCCGCTTGCGCTTCGGAAAAGCACTCTCCGAAAATCGCGCCGCACTCTTTCTGGCCAGTCGCATTGCCACGATATTTCTTCGCATGCTCGGGGCTACGTGGCGAATATCGGTCGAGGGTCCCGATCCATTCGTCGATCGGTCCGGCCCACATCTCGGCGCGTTCTGGCACCGCAATGCCCTGATCGCCGCGTTCATGTTTCGCGACCGCAGGTTCAGCGTTCCGGTGAGCCGCAGTCGCGACGGTGACCTCATCACGCAACTCTTGCTTGGACTCGGTTACGCGACGCCCCCACGCGGTTCGAGTTCACGGGGCGGCGCTTCGGCCCTGCGCGCGCTGGTGAACATGGTCGAAGAGGGATTCACGATTTCCATTCAAACCGACGGTCCGCGCGGACCGGCGCGGGTTTCCAAGCACGGGATGGTGAGCCTGGCACGTCGGACGGGTCGGCCGATCTCACCCCTGGGCTTCTCGGCCAAACCTTGCATCCGCTTCCGCAGCTGGGACGGCACCCTGCTCCCACTCCCGTTCGCCCGAGTCCTATGCAGTTTCGGATCCCCAATTCATGTGCCCCGAGACGCCAAACCCGACGAAGAAGAAGTAATCCGCCAACAACTCGACTGCGAACTAAACCGCCTGACCGACGAAGCCGACGACCGCTACGGCCTAATAGACCCCAACCGCCCCCCCCACACAAAATAA
- a CDS encoding leucine--tRNA ligase, whose product MAYEHKKIEARWQDYWLENQTFRAEIDHTKPKYYALDMFPYPSGDGLHVGHPEGYTATDIISRYKRMCGFNVLHPMGWDAFGLPAEQYAIKTGTHPRATTKNNIDNFRRQIRSLGFSYDWSREIDTTAPDYVRWTQWIFSQLYEKDLAYLAEVPVNWCPALGTVLSNEEVIDGKSEIGSHPVMRVPMRQWMLRITRYADRLIEDLDGLDWPEPIKKMQRDWIGRSEGAEVKFSLASESASESDSTNTPTIEVFTTRPDTLFGATYMVLAPEHALVSQIVSDAQRSAVTQYVEASQRKSERARLADIEKKTGVFTGAYARNPVNDLEIPIWIADYVLAGYGTGAIMAVPGHDERDYAFAKTFDLPIVEVVSGGDLSEAAYTGDGLAVNSEFLNGLDTPAAKIRMNEWLEERGLGKASITYKLRDWLFSRQRYWGEPFPIVHRENGDIELVPDSELPVTLPELDDYKPSGTDFQSPLARVTDWISIQDPNTGETLSRDPNTMPQWAGSCWYFLRFLDPRNQEQPWSQEAEQYWMPVDLYIGGAEHAVLHLLYARFWHKVFYDLGLVHTKEPFQKLVNQGMILGNSYRYYDDNISDAPDATAKHYSASEVVLGGEKVTTADGSTELKARWVELKNVVFPGDDTARHPDYPDLELELVVEKMSKSRGNVISPDDVIEQFGADSMRLYEMFIGPLDKAAPWSTEGIMGVFRFLQRAWRLVMRDHRDAPDTVRDFTAGSGSEDEAKLVARTIDGVTRDIEGLRFNTAISKLMILVRDLGKNLSKDFNKDFNKDKGTTCARESAEAMVLLLAPMAPHIAEELWRELGHENTIAFAPWPKADEALLHDDTITLVLQINGKKRDEIQVPADASKEAIEKVALASEKVQKHLDGRDPKKVIVVPGRLVNIVG is encoded by the coding sequence ATGGCCTACGAACACAAAAAAATCGAAGCGCGCTGGCAAGACTACTGGCTCGAAAACCAAACCTTTCGAGCCGAGATCGACCATACAAAGCCCAAGTATTACGCCCTCGACATGTTCCCCTATCCATCGGGTGACGGGCTCCACGTCGGGCATCCCGAGGGCTACACCGCCACCGACATAATCTCGCGCTACAAACGCATGTGCGGTTTCAACGTCCTGCATCCGATGGGTTGGGACGCCTTTGGTCTGCCCGCCGAGCAGTACGCCATCAAGACCGGGACCCATCCACGCGCCACGACAAAAAACAACATCGACAATTTTCGGCGGCAGATTCGTTCGCTGGGTTTCAGTTACGACTGGTCCCGGGAAATCGACACTACGGCGCCGGACTACGTGCGCTGGACCCAGTGGATCTTCAGCCAGCTCTACGAGAAGGATCTCGCCTATCTGGCGGAGGTCCCGGTGAATTGGTGCCCCGCCCTCGGCACGGTGCTCTCCAACGAAGAAGTCATCGACGGCAAGAGCGAAATTGGCAGCCACCCCGTCATGCGAGTTCCGATGCGCCAATGGATGTTGCGCATCACCCGCTACGCGGACCGCCTGATCGAGGATCTCGATGGACTCGACTGGCCCGAGCCGATCAAGAAGATGCAGCGCGACTGGATCGGTCGCTCCGAGGGTGCCGAGGTGAAGTTCTCCTTGGCTTCGGAATCGGCTTCGGAATCGGACTCCACCAACACACCGACGATCGAAGTCTTCACCACCCGCCCGGACACGCTCTTTGGTGCGACCTACATGGTGCTCGCACCGGAACACGCATTGGTTTCGCAGATTGTGAGCGACGCCCAGCGCAGCGCCGTCACCCAGTACGTGGAGGCGAGCCAGCGCAAGAGCGAGCGCGCGAGGTTGGCGGACATCGAGAAAAAGACTGGCGTGTTCACCGGCGCATATGCCCGCAATCCGGTCAACGATCTCGAGATTCCGATCTGGATCGCGGACTACGTTCTGGCGGGTTACGGCACGGGCGCCATCATGGCGGTGCCGGGCCACGACGAACGCGACTACGCCTTTGCCAAGACCTTTGATCTGCCCATCGTCGAGGTCGTGTCGGGGGGCGATTTGAGCGAAGCGGCCTATACCGGCGACGGCCTCGCGGTGAACTCCGAGTTCCTGAACGGCCTCGATACTCCGGCCGCCAAGATTCGCATGAACGAGTGGCTGGAAGAACGCGGGCTCGGCAAGGCCAGCATTACCTACAAGCTGCGCGACTGGCTCTTCAGTCGCCAACGCTATTGGGGAGAACCCTTTCCGATCGTTCACCGGGAAAACGGGGACATCGAATTGGTTCCAGACAGCGAACTCCCCGTGACACTTCCCGAACTCGACGACTACAAGCCGAGCGGTACGGATTTCCAGTCACCGCTGGCTCGCGTGACGGATTGGATCTCGATCCAGGATCCGAACACCGGCGAAACCTTGTCGCGCGATCCCAACACCATGCCCCAGTGGGCGGGGAGTTGTTGGTATTTCCTGCGCTTTCTCGACCCTCGCAACCAAGAACAGCCGTGGTCGCAAGAAGCTGAACAGTATTGGATGCCGGTCGATCTCTATATCGGCGGTGCGGAACACGCGGTACTGCACCTTCTCTACGCTCGCTTCTGGCACAAGGTCTTCTACGACCTGGGTCTGGTCCACACCAAAGAACCGTTCCAGAAGCTCGTCAACCAGGGCATGATTCTCGGCAACAGCTATCGCTACTACGACGACAATATCAGCGACGCACCCGACGCAACTGCCAAGCACTATTCGGCGAGCGAGGTCGTGCTCGGCGGGGAGAAGGTGACGACTGCCGATGGCAGTACCGAGTTGAAGGCACGCTGGGTTGAACTCAAGAACGTGGTTTTTCCGGGGGATGACACGGCTCGCCACCCCGATTATCCGGATCTCGAACTGGAACTCGTGGTCGAAAAGATGTCCAAGAGCCGCGGCAACGTGATCAGCCCCGACGATGTGATCGAACAATTCGGTGCCGACTCGATGCGACTCTACGAAATGTTCATCGGCCCGCTCGACAAAGCCGCGCCCTGGTCGACCGAAGGGATCATGGGCGTCTTTCGCTTTCTTCAGCGCGCCTGGCGACTGGTGATGCGCGACCACCGCGATGCGCCCGACACCGTGCGCGACTTCACCGCGGGTAGCGGCAGCGAAGACGAGGCCAAGCTCGTCGCCAGGACCATCGATGGCGTTACCAGGGATATCGAGGGATTGCGCTTCAACACCGCCATCTCCAAGTTGATGATTTTGGTGCGAGATCTCGGCAAGAACCTCAGCAAAGACTTCAACAAAGACTTCAACAAAGACAAAGGCACGACCTGTGCGCGTGAATCGGCCGAGGCCATGGTGTTGCTGCTCGCGCCGATGGCGCCCCATATCGCCGAAGAACTCTGGCGCGAACTCGGCCACGAAAACACCATCGCGTTCGCGCCCTGGCCCAAGGCGGACGAAGCGCTGTTGCACGACGACACGATCACTTTGGTCCTGCAGATCAACGGAAAGAAGCGAGACGAAATTCAGGTGCCGGCGGACGCCTCGAAAGAAGCGATCGAGAAAGTCGCTCTGGCATCGGAGAAGGTGCAAAAGCACCTGGACGGCCGCGATCCCAAGAAGGTGATCGTCGTCCCCGGACGCCTCGTCAATATCGTAGGCTGA
- a CDS encoding kinase/pyrophosphorylase, protein MGTRSEVIVVSDGTGDTATAVVKAVMLQFQTDWKLRVFGGIRHVSEVRRVVDQAAGSNALLVFSLVDKQVAAALLRATGSRGVPTVDLLGALIAKVAQHLHAEPRLQPGLLHGFTDEYFERIDAVEFAVRHDDGANIETLFEADIVLVGVSRTSKTPLSMYLAQRGFKTGNVPLVAGMELSNTLAELDSRKVFGLMVDHATLLTMRINRLKVLRAPPHSSYTDSDAVELELRRARQIFRERRWRTIDITGRAVEETAARVLDLHGAQYG, encoded by the coding sequence GTGGGGACGCGGTCTGAGGTGATCGTGGTCTCGGATGGGACAGGGGATACCGCTACGGCGGTGGTAAAGGCTGTGATGCTGCAGTTCCAGACCGACTGGAAGCTGCGAGTATTCGGAGGGATCCGGCATGTTTCCGAAGTGCGCCGGGTTGTCGACCAGGCGGCGGGTTCCAACGCGCTGTTGGTGTTCAGCCTGGTGGACAAGCAAGTGGCTGCGGCCCTGCTGCGCGCGACCGGGAGTCGGGGCGTGCCGACGGTCGATCTGCTGGGTGCGCTAATCGCCAAGGTCGCACAGCATCTTCACGCGGAACCTCGGCTTCAGCCCGGCCTGTTGCACGGATTTACAGACGAGTATTTCGAGCGCATCGACGCCGTCGAGTTCGCGGTGCGACATGACGACGGAGCAAATATCGAAACCCTTTTCGAAGCCGATATTGTGTTGGTCGGGGTTTCGCGCACCTCCAAGACCCCCCTTTCGATGTATCTGGCTCAACGCGGCTTCAAGACGGGAAACGTACCTCTCGTCGCGGGTATGGAACTGTCAAATACTCTGGCGGAGCTCGATTCGCGCAAAGTGTTCGGCTTGATGGTCGATCACGCCACGTTGCTCACGATGCGTATCAATCGACTGAAAGTGCTCCGGGCTCCACCCCACAGCTCGTATACCGATTCCGACGCGGTCGAACTCGAACTGCGAAGAGCTCGCCAAATCTTCCGGGAGCGTCGCTGGCGAACCATCGATATTACCGGCCGGGCGGTTGAAGAGACGGCTGCCCGGGTACTCGACCTCCATGGTGCTCAGTACGGTTGA
- a CDS encoding NTP transferase domain-containing protein, producing MSITTAVIAVAGYGTRLLPATKAVPKEMLPIVDRPCIQHLVEEAANSGITDVILITRPGSEAIDQHFSESPALEAHLAEQGKEALLEVVKRVSSLANVRSVIQGADLPYGNGSPILAAKDHLTPGEPFVYMFGDDLVLSEVPAVKQLMDTYDAHRPAAVVAVQEVPEEMTKAYGIVEPKPGTDPMEMKSIIEKPSAKEAPSRLAQFGRFVLSYKVVEILEQTAVGKGNELWLTDAIARLCKEDRVLVQEVTGTWYTTGDHYQLLVANIEYALADPEIRPRLAAYLKSKSASL from the coding sequence ATGAGCATTACCACCGCCGTGATCGCAGTTGCGGGCTACGGGACGCGCCTGCTTCCGGCCACCAAGGCCGTTCCGAAGGAGATGCTCCCGATCGTGGATCGTCCGTGCATCCAGCATCTCGTCGAAGAAGCGGCGAACTCGGGCATTACCGATGTCATCCTGATCACGCGCCCCGGTTCCGAGGCGATCGACCAGCACTTTTCGGAATCTCCGGCGCTGGAGGCACATTTGGCCGAACAGGGGAAAGAGGCACTGCTCGAGGTCGTAAAGCGCGTTTCTTCCCTGGCCAATGTCCGCTCGGTGATCCAGGGCGCGGATCTTCCCTATGGCAATGGTTCGCCCATCCTCGCCGCCAAGGATCACCTGACCCCCGGCGAACCCTTCGTCTACATGTTCGGGGATGATCTCGTGCTCTCGGAGGTTCCCGCGGTCAAGCAGTTGATGGACACCTACGACGCTCATAGACCCGCCGCTGTCGTCGCGGTGCAGGAAGTGCCCGAAGAAATGACGAAGGCCTACGGAATTGTCGAGCCCAAGCCGGGCACCGATCCGATGGAGATGAAGTCGATCATCGAAAAGCCGAGCGCAAAAGAGGCCCCGTCACGACTCGCCCAGTTCGGACGCTTCGTGCTGTCGTACAAGGTCGTCGAGATTCTGGAGCAGACTGCCGTCGGCAAGGGCAATGAACTCTGGCTAACCGATGCGATCGCGCGGTTGTGTAAAGAAGACCGAGTTCTGGTGCAAGAGGTGACGGGTACCTGGTACACAACCGGCGATCACTACCAACTCCTCGTGGCCAACATCGAATACGCCCTGGCCGATCCCGAAATCCGACCGCGTCTGGCCGCCTACCTGAAGTCCAAGTCAGCGTCTCTCTGA
- a CDS encoding MMPL family transporter, which yields MTQAAGSQGPLTLRFAKLVVRRRGVIAILLIISTGFFFYPILNSALTAIGMPLPGPAVKIDTIARSQWPDHPYIRAQDKFAGIFGGSSTVAIALVVKDGTIFNPVTIAKIHQITMALDGKGFPSHTREREALRDELDEQGLEYKEVQKQLDLTYPPYPVNHYQIRSVTANNTRVIQIEASGDIETNVLMQKVPETQQEADAFGALVRQNPPYIYGRLVSLDQKGALMTAGFVTDRMSGRPTLMAVFDWVQQIKTEVEDENHEIYVSGVPILVGWILKHAFEIVFFLLLTIAAIFSLLWAYFRRWHGVFIPFIAALATAIWGLGFTGWIGIVFDPLILVIPSIITARAISHTVQMAERFFEDYEILLPVYNDPEVAKVEAATVAMSELIVPGTLGIITDVAGLLVILLTSIPQMQDLGKFGAFWVISIIITVEILHPVLICFLPAPAEHEHFLPGFMVRFTRFLGYITTHARYKWYIAATTFVLLISSTYITLMYSQVGEALPGTPLLFPDHEWNIATAKIADRFGGVDTLQIYLEGDTPKAAEDATPVLRMEEFERWMGKYTDLGASLSIVPVLRGFWRINHYGDPKWEFVSNNQANIRQQIFQLRTNGAPGALKPFMTDDGKDAVINFFYRDHKGETIIRTIHAAEEFIRRNPLGEVIIRLDMDKAAKNAGAFDPEALTDVWFYMLGPLLPSRHHTLTVQIRQDDGSYHQVEVNEFTSVSALPDWMDEFREYAIEDYEQELFDADEDEHFAWPDDLAAWQLSDIDYWWESEQLGIRAVSMKTTNLIVEDLKAIDAQPEYQATNSWTRGVQFVMAGGLMGILAAVNDEVERSHVANIILIFVVIFVLHSVTYQSVSSGAIILLQIMTATMLSLAYMAVKGMGLNINTLPVQSVGVGIGVDYAIYIVDRIRHEVVATSDIDEAVRRAVRTTGMAVTFTATTIVGGIFLWSFSSLRFQADMAQLLSILMVINMFGALTVVPAFYSIARPKVAMALLSEEQLEAIERQKELERRKGLRDD from the coding sequence ATGACCCAGGCAGCTGGCTCGCAGGGACCGTTGACACTTCGCTTTGCGAAGCTGGTGGTGCGCCGCCGTGGCGTGATCGCGATTCTGTTGATCATCTCCACCGGGTTTTTCTTCTACCCAATTCTCAACTCGGCCTTGACCGCGATCGGCATGCCGCTTCCCGGGCCCGCAGTAAAGATCGACACCATCGCGCGTTCCCAGTGGCCCGACCATCCTTACATTCGTGCCCAGGACAAGTTCGCGGGAATTTTTGGTGGTTCCTCGACCGTCGCGATCGCTCTCGTCGTCAAAGATGGAACGATCTTCAACCCGGTGACGATCGCCAAGATTCACCAGATCACGATGGCCTTGGACGGAAAAGGGTTCCCGAGTCACACCCGGGAGCGCGAGGCGCTGCGGGACGAGCTAGACGAACAGGGGCTCGAGTACAAAGAAGTCCAGAAGCAACTCGACCTCACTTACCCTCCCTATCCGGTCAATCATTACCAGATCCGTTCGGTCACCGCGAACAACACTCGAGTCATCCAGATCGAGGCTTCAGGCGACATCGAGACCAACGTCTTGATGCAGAAGGTGCCAGAAACCCAGCAAGAAGCGGATGCCTTCGGCGCTTTGGTTCGCCAGAACCCTCCCTATATCTACGGTCGCCTGGTTTCACTGGACCAGAAGGGTGCGCTGATGACCGCCGGCTTCGTCACCGACCGTATGAGTGGTCGGCCAACCTTGATGGCGGTCTTTGACTGGGTGCAACAGATCAAGACCGAGGTCGAAGACGAAAACCACGAGATCTACGTCTCGGGTGTTCCCATCCTTGTCGGTTGGATTCTCAAGCACGCCTTCGAGATCGTATTTTTCTTACTACTCACCATCGCGGCGATATTCAGCCTGTTATGGGCCTACTTCCGACGCTGGCACGGGGTATTCATCCCCTTCATCGCGGCGCTCGCCACCGCAATCTGGGGCCTCGGCTTTACGGGCTGGATCGGAATCGTATTCGACCCCCTCATCCTGGTGATTCCCTCGATCATCACCGCCCGGGCGATCTCCCACACCGTGCAGATGGCCGAACGGTTCTTCGAGGATTACGAGATATTACTGCCGGTGTACAACGACCCCGAAGTTGCGAAGGTCGAAGCCGCCACCGTGGCGATGAGCGAACTGATCGTTCCCGGCACACTGGGCATCATCACCGACGTAGCGGGACTGCTCGTCATTTTATTGACTTCGATTCCGCAGATGCAGGATCTCGGGAAGTTCGGCGCCTTCTGGGTCATCTCGATCATCATCACCGTAGAGATCCTCCACCCAGTGCTGATCTGCTTTCTCCCCGCTCCCGCGGAGCACGAACATTTTTTGCCCGGCTTCATGGTTCGCTTCACTCGCTTCCTGGGCTACATCACGACCCACGCGCGATACAAGTGGTACATCGCTGCGACGACTTTTGTGCTGTTGATCAGTTCGACCTACATCACACTGATGTATTCGCAAGTCGGCGAAGCCCTGCCCGGAACTCCACTGCTGTTTCCCGATCACGAATGGAACATCGCCACCGCCAAGATTGCCGATCGATTTGGCGGGGTGGACACCCTCCAGATCTATCTCGAAGGCGACACGCCCAAGGCAGCGGAAGACGCTACGCCGGTGCTGCGAATGGAAGAATTCGAAAGATGGATGGGCAAGTACACCGATCTCGGCGCCAGTCTCTCGATCGTACCCGTGCTTCGGGGCTTCTGGCGCATCAACCACTACGGCGATCCCAAGTGGGAATTCGTCTCCAACAATCAGGCGAACATTCGGCAGCAGATCTTCCAGTTGCGAACCAACGGGGCTCCGGGCGCCCTGAAGCCGTTCATGACCGACGACGGCAAAGACGCGGTGATCAACTTCTTCTATCGCGACCACAAGGGCGAAACGATCATCCGGACCATTCACGCCGCGGAGGAGTTCATCCGCCGCAATCCATTGGGCGAAGTCATCATCCGACTCGACATGGACAAGGCCGCCAAAAACGCCGGGGCCTTTGATCCAGAAGCCTTGACCGATGTCTGGTTCTACATGCTCGGGCCGCTCCTGCCCTCGAGACACCACACCCTCACAGTGCAGATCCGACAGGACGACGGCTCTTACCATCAAGTGGAGGTCAACGAGTTCACCTCTGTCTCTGCACTCCCGGACTGGATGGACGAGTTCCGCGAGTACGCCATCGAGGACTACGAACAGGAACTTTTCGATGCAGATGAAGACGAACACTTCGCCTGGCCCGATGATCTTGCAGCCTGGCAGCTTTCGGACATTGACTACTGGTGGGAAAGCGAGCAACTCGGGATTCGCGCAGTGTCGATGAAGACCACGAACTTGATCGTCGAAGACCTCAAGGCCATCGACGCCCAACCCGAGTATCAAGCCACCAACTCGTGGACCCGGGGCGTTCAGTTCGTGATGGCGGGGGGACTGATGGGCATTCTCGCCGCGGTAAACGACGAAGTCGAGCGCAGCCATGTGGCGAACATCATCCTGATCTTCGTGGTCATCTTTGTCCTTCACTCGGTGACGTATCAGTCGGTGTCCAGCGGCGCGATCATCCTGCTTCAGATCATGACCGCGACCATGCTCTCGCTCGCCTATATGGCCGTGAAGGGAATGGGGCTCAACATCAACACCCTGCCGGTTCAATCCGTGGGTGTCGGCATTGGCGTCGATTACGCGATCTACATTGTCGACCGCATCCGCCACGAGGTGGTGGCCACCTCAGACATCGACGAAGCCGTACGGCGCGCGGTGCGGACTACCGGTATGGCGGTGACGTTTACGGCGACCACGATCGTCGGCGGCATTTTCCTATGGTCTTTCTCGAGCCTGCGCTTTCAAGCCGACATGGCCCAACTGTTGAGCATCCTGATGGTGATCAACATGTTCGGCGCACTCACGGTCGTCCCCGCGTTCTACTCCATCGCCCGGCCCAAGGTCGCTATGGCGCTGCTCTCTGAAGAACAGCTCGAGGCGATTGAACGGCAGAAGGAATTGGAACGAAGGAAGGGCCTGCGGGACGACTAG